From one Rhodopirellula islandica genomic stretch:
- a CDS encoding sugar phosphate isomerase/epimerase family protein, protein MLPRRQFLQSLAATTAVAGIAGSRMLAHAHEGHDHDHAPFQISLAEWSLHRTLRDQSVGITNMDFPKVSKEQFGIDAVEYVNQFFKDKARDEKYLSELNSRCKDNGVKSLLIMVDGEGRLGDPDKDARAKAVENHHQWVDAAKFLGCHSIRVNAASGGSYLEQIGYAADGLSQLSEYAAKQDINVIVENHGGLSSNGAWLAVVMERVGMDNCGTLPDFGNFFISRGKNADEFDRYHGVQALMPYAKAVSAKTHDFDEEGNEKNTDYFKMMKIVTEFGYNGYVGIEYEGGGLSEAEGILASKKLLERVRDELAKA, encoded by the coding sequence ATGTTGCCACGTCGTCAATTTTTGCAGTCGCTCGCCGCCACCACCGCCGTTGCCGGAATCGCTGGTTCGCGAATGTTGGCTCATGCTCACGAAGGGCATGATCATGATCACGCTCCTTTTCAAATTTCTTTGGCCGAGTGGTCGCTGCACCGCACGCTTCGGGATCAGTCGGTTGGAATCACCAACATGGACTTCCCGAAGGTTTCGAAAGAGCAGTTCGGCATTGATGCGGTCGAATACGTCAATCAATTCTTCAAGGACAAGGCTCGTGACGAGAAGTATTTGTCGGAGCTGAATTCGCGTTGCAAAGACAACGGCGTGAAGAGCCTGTTGATCATGGTCGACGGGGAAGGACGCTTGGGCGACCCTGACAAAGATGCTCGTGCGAAAGCAGTTGAGAATCATCATCAGTGGGTCGACGCGGCCAAGTTCCTCGGTTGCCACTCGATTCGTGTGAATGCAGCCAGCGGCGGTTCTTACCTTGAGCAGATCGGGTACGCAGCCGATGGGCTGAGCCAACTCAGTGAGTACGCCGCCAAGCAGGACATCAACGTGATCGTTGAAAACCACGGTGGTCTGAGCAGCAACGGTGCTTGGTTGGCCGTCGTGATGGAGCGCGTTGGGATGGACAACTGCGGCACGCTGCCGGACTTCGGCAACTTCTTCATTTCGCGTGGCAAGAACGCAGATGAGTTCGATCGCTATCACGGCGTGCAAGCGTTGATGCCGTACGCGAAAGCTGTCAGTGCCAAGACGCACGACTTTGACGAAGAAGGCAACGAGAAGAACACCGACTACTTCAAGATGATGAAGATCGTCACCGAGTTTGGTTACAACGGCTACGTTGGGATTGAATACGAAGGTGGTGGGCTCAGCGAAGCCGAAGGCATCCTGGCCAGCAAGAAGTTGCTCGAACGCGTTCGCGACGAACTGGCCAAAGCGTAA